The Sandaracinaceae bacterium genome contains a region encoding:
- a CDS encoding metallophosphoesterase, whose amino-acid sequence MFRIAHVSDLHVLSPTGVEWRRVVLNKRITGQVNLMLSRGRVHRRDYLLRVLEAAGAAADHVVVTGDITNLAHESEYREATRLLTELSRSAEVTVAPGNHDVYLPTLHHHGRFHRHFAPFLKTDLPEIGVELQPGDFPCVKLRGPVAFIALSSAVPRPPFVSAGYLGHEQLVALRRVLSHPEVRSRTPVILVHHPPLDERPRPLQLLDGLVDAAALRDVLAEQARGLVLFGHTHLRQQGRLGTRTGALDVVSASGAALDHPSDTVRAGFNLYEIDDAGGVRTIEARVLDPATLDLVRVPIARLGD is encoded by the coding sequence ATGTTCCGCATCGCGCACGTCTCGGACCTGCACGTCCTGTCACCGACTGGGGTCGAGTGGCGGCGCGTGGTGCTCAACAAGCGCATCACCGGGCAGGTGAACCTGATGCTGAGCCGAGGGCGCGTCCACCGGCGGGACTACCTCCTGCGGGTGCTCGAGGCCGCGGGCGCTGCCGCCGACCACGTCGTGGTCACCGGTGACATCACCAACCTCGCGCACGAGAGCGAGTACCGCGAGGCCACGCGGCTGCTGACCGAGCTGAGTCGCTCGGCGGAGGTCACGGTCGCGCCCGGCAACCACGACGTCTACCTGCCCACGCTGCACCATCATGGGCGCTTCCACCGACACTTCGCTCCGTTTCTGAAGACGGACCTGCCCGAGATCGGTGTCGAGCTGCAGCCAGGCGACTTTCCGTGCGTGAAGCTCCGCGGGCCCGTCGCGTTCATCGCCCTGTCGAGCGCGGTGCCGCGCCCTCCGTTCGTCAGCGCGGGCTACCTGGGGCACGAACAGCTCGTCGCGCTACGACGCGTGCTCTCGCACCCGGAGGTCAGGTCGCGCACGCCGGTCATCCTGGTGCACCACCCGCCGTTGGACGAGAGGCCGCGGCCGCTCCAGCTGCTGGACGGCCTGGTGGACGCCGCGGCGCTCCGGGATGTGCTGGCGGAACAGGCGCGTGGGCTCGTGCTGTTCGGACACACGCACCTCCGCCAGCAAGGCCGGCTCGGGACCCGCACGGGGGCGCTCGACGTCGTGAGCGCCAGCGGGGCGGCGCTCGATCACCCGAGCGATACCGTGCGCGCCGGGTTCAACCTCTACGAGATCGACGACGCCGGCGGCGTCCGCACGATCGAGGCGCGCGTGCTCGACCCCGCCACCCTGGACCTCGTGCGCGTGCCGATCGCGCGCCTCGGAGACTGA
- a CDS encoding DUF2505 domain-containing protein: MTQRFACTPDALMSVLDDPSFDARMAAATGVAREILERREDASGLYVRSRVIANKEIPAVMAKAIGADRISYDQESRRAPGSFDIAWTIIPMVLANKFEGSGTTTLRATKDGCERIIEGELSVKVPLVGKQMESKLVDNVKESYERAATLANEMLRERGLI; the protein is encoded by the coding sequence ATGACCCAACGCTTCGCCTGCACCCCGGACGCGCTGATGAGCGTGCTCGACGACCCCAGCTTCGACGCACGCATGGCGGCCGCGACCGGGGTCGCGCGCGAGATCCTGGAGCGCCGCGAAGACGCGAGCGGGCTCTACGTGCGCTCGCGCGTGATCGCCAACAAGGAGATCCCCGCCGTCATGGCCAAGGCCATCGGCGCCGACCGCATCTCCTACGACCAGGAGTCCCGCCGCGCACCTGGGTCGTTCGACATCGCGTGGACGATCATCCCCATGGTGCTGGCCAACAAGTTCGAGGGCAGCGGCACCACGACCCTGCGCGCCACGAAGGACGGTTGCGAGCGCATCATCGAAGGGGAGCTGTCGGTCAAGGTGCCGCTGGTCGGCAAGCAGATGGAGTCCAAGCTCGTCGACAACGTGAAGGAGTCCTACGAGCGCGCGGCGACGTTGGCGAACGAGATGCTCCGTGAGCGTGGGCTGATCTAG
- a CDS encoding 3',5'-cyclic-nucleotide phosphodiesterase has product MKIRVLGCHGGETPRHRTSSFLLDDTLAIDAGALTSALELPDQHKVQAVLVSHAHMDHVRDLATIADNRCQQGGPPLEIVGLKSTLDVLRTHFFNDLLWPDFSKIPAGDKGMTITYREVEAEQTIEVAGKSVLPVHVSHTIDTAAFIVSDGKRSIAYSGDTGPTERLWEVLAERKRLDALLMEVSFPNDSHALARVSGHHTPQSLDEEMRKLDRAEDIPTLLYHIKPYFQREVERELSRVRKWSLAVCALEQEYEF; this is encoded by the coding sequence GTGAAAATACGAGTGCTCGGCTGCCACGGGGGTGAGACGCCCCGGCATCGGACCTCTAGCTTCCTGCTGGACGACACCCTCGCGATCGACGCGGGGGCGCTGACCAGCGCGCTGGAGCTGCCCGACCAGCACAAGGTGCAGGCCGTGCTCGTCAGCCACGCGCACATGGACCACGTGCGCGACCTGGCCACCATCGCGGACAACCGCTGCCAGCAGGGGGGGCCGCCGCTCGAGATCGTGGGGCTCAAGAGCACGCTCGACGTGCTGCGCACCCACTTCTTCAACGACCTGCTGTGGCCCGACTTCTCCAAGATCCCGGCCGGCGACAAGGGCATGACCATCACCTACCGCGAGGTCGAGGCCGAGCAGACCATCGAGGTGGCGGGCAAGTCCGTGCTGCCCGTGCACGTCAGCCACACCATCGACACGGCGGCGTTCATCGTGTCCGACGGCAAGCGCAGCATCGCGTACAGCGGCGACACGGGGCCCACCGAGCGGCTGTGGGAGGTGCTGGCCGAGCGCAAGCGCCTGGACGCGCTGCTGATGGAGGTGTCGTTCCCGAACGACAGCCACGCGCTCGCGCGTGTGAGCGGGCACCACACGCCGCAGAGCCTCGACGAAGAGATGCGCAAGCTGGACCGTGCGGAGGACATCCCCACGCTGCTCTATCACATCAAGCCGTACTTCCAGCGCGAGGTGGAGCGTGAGCTCTCACGCGTGCGCAAGTGGAGCTTGGCCGTGTGCGCGCTCGAGCAAGAGTACGAATTCTGA
- a CDS encoding Crp/Fnr family transcriptional regulator, translating to MSEDKLFDRVGRVCASGEILFRDGDPGDTMYVLRSGRVRVFKEANGREKTLAYIEAGDFFGEMALLNNKPRTASAECVEETRVLVIDGKTFEAMLRGNAEIAVRMIQRLAKRLDQANGLVGVLMQKDPKARVILGLERAAESGTPLPDGSVSVSADEESLAQQVGVSSEDVRGVLQRMARLGIIEVSESGFRIPNVMRLHEFLEFLQSRNKG from the coding sequence ATGTCCGAGGACAAGCTCTTCGATCGGGTCGGCCGTGTGTGTGCGAGCGGCGAGATCCTCTTCCGTGACGGCGACCCCGGCGACACGATGTACGTGCTGCGCTCCGGGCGGGTGCGTGTGTTCAAGGAAGCCAACGGGCGCGAGAAGACGCTCGCGTACATCGAGGCCGGCGACTTCTTCGGCGAGATGGCGCTGCTCAACAACAAGCCCCGTACGGCCAGCGCCGAGTGCGTCGAGGAGACGCGCGTGCTGGTCATCGACGGGAAGACGTTCGAGGCCATGCTGCGCGGCAACGCCGAGATCGCGGTGCGCATGATCCAGCGCCTCGCGAAGCGCCTCGACCAGGCCAACGGCCTGGTGGGCGTGTTGATGCAGAAGGACCCCAAGGCGCGCGTCATCCTCGGGCTGGAGCGCGCGGCCGAGAGCGGGACGCCCCTTCCGGACGGCTCGGTCAGCGTCAGCGCCGACGAAGAGTCCCTCGCGCAACAAGTGGGCGTGAGCTCCGAAGATGTGCGCGGTGTGCTCCAGCGCATGGCGCGGCTTGGCATCATCGAGGTCAGTGAGAGCGGCTTCCGTATCCCGAACGTGATGCGGCTGCACGAGTTCCTGGAGTTCTTGCAGAGTCGGAACAAAGGATGA
- a CDS encoding DUF2064 domain-containing protein: MSVQLALFARPLVLGRTKTRLAAVLGAERALSLYAAFLEDTVERMLTLRAQLPEVELVLCCAEAEPGNALRERAERWGLPIRSQVGEALGARMTHALSEGISERGAALVVGTDAPTLPLSVLRAACVSLVGDTGSPPNVAHLSRARDGSSRDELGAGTAGLQRPASGLHLPELCFVPVADGGYVVVGARGAPPSFEDVRMGTRHALADTLRVNAGRAHVRLPPWYDVDRPADLRLLRLHVRLDPRVAPHTAAQLADMEAPGRPPTDRGGAW; the protein is encoded by the coding sequence ATGAGCGTCCAGCTCGCGCTCTTCGCGCGACCGCTGGTGCTCGGCCGCACCAAGACGCGCTTGGCTGCCGTGCTGGGCGCGGAGCGCGCGCTGTCACTCTATGCGGCCTTCCTCGAGGACACCGTCGAGCGAATGCTCACGCTCCGCGCGCAGCTCCCCGAGGTCGAGCTGGTCTTGTGCTGCGCCGAGGCCGAGCCGGGGAACGCGCTGCGGGAGCGGGCGGAGCGCTGGGGCTTGCCGATTCGATCGCAAGTGGGGGAGGCGCTCGGGGCGCGCATGACGCACGCGCTCTCGGAGGGCATCTCCGAGCGCGGCGCCGCGCTGGTGGTAGGGACCGACGCCCCCACGCTGCCGCTCAGCGTCCTGCGCGCAGCCTGCGTCAGTCTGGTGGGCGATACGGGCTCTCCACCCAACGTCGCTCACCTGTCACGTGCGCGCGACGGCAGCTCGCGCGACGAGCTGGGAGCGGGCACCGCAGGCCTGCAGCGACCCGCGTCGGGTCTCCACCTGCCCGAACTCTGCTTCGTCCCCGTCGCGGACGGTGGCTACGTCGTCGTGGGCGCGCGCGGGGCCCCCCCGAGCTTCGAGGACGTCCGCATGGGCACCCGCCACGCGCTCGCCGACACCCTGCGCGTCAACGCGGGCCGCGCGCACGTTCGTCTCCCTCCCTGGTACGACGTGGACCGCCCGGCCGACCTGCGGCTGCTGCGGCTGCATGTGCGGCTCGACCCGCGCGTCGCACCGCACACGGCCGCCCAACTCGCGGACATGGAGGCGCCCGGTCGCCCACCCACGGACCGGGGCGGCGCTTGGTAG
- a CDS encoding glycosyltransferase family 2 protein, with protein sequence MRVDIVIPALNEERALPLVLGDIPRALVRRVVVADNGSTDTTAEVARAHGAEVVYEPERGYGAACLKALALLRQDPPDVVVFLDGDHADDPTQLGDLLAPIARGEADLVLGSRVRGALAGALTPQQRAGNAVACGALRLLYGARYTDLGPFRAIRWDAFEALGMVDRNYGWTVELQIKAAQRGLRHCEVPVRYRPRVGTSKVSGTLRGTLGASYKILLLLGRYALPSARAR encoded by the coding sequence ATGCGGGTCGACATCGTCATCCCGGCGCTGAACGAGGAGCGCGCCCTGCCGCTGGTGCTGGGCGACATCCCACGCGCGCTGGTGCGCCGCGTGGTGGTGGCGGACAACGGCTCGACGGACACCACGGCCGAGGTCGCCCGCGCACACGGGGCGGAGGTCGTCTACGAACCCGAGCGGGGCTACGGCGCAGCGTGCCTCAAGGCGCTCGCGCTGCTGCGGCAGGACCCACCCGACGTGGTCGTGTTCCTCGATGGGGACCACGCCGATGACCCCACGCAGCTGGGCGATCTGCTCGCGCCCATCGCGCGGGGAGAAGCGGACCTGGTGCTGGGCTCGCGGGTGCGGGGGGCGCTGGCCGGCGCCCTCACCCCTCAGCAGCGTGCCGGCAACGCGGTCGCGTGCGGTGCGCTGCGGCTGCTGTATGGGGCGCGCTACACGGACCTGGGCCCCTTCCGCGCCATCCGTTGGGACGCGTTCGAGGCGCTGGGCATGGTGGACCGCAACTACGGGTGGACCGTGGAGCTCCAGATCAAAGCGGCTCAGCGCGGGCTGCGACACTGCGAGGTGCCCGTCCGCTACCGACCGCGCGTGGGCACGTCGAAGGTGAGCGGCACGCTGCGCGGCACGCTGGGCGCAAGCTACAAGATCCTGCTGCTGCTGGGCCGCTACGCGCTCCCCAGCGCGCGAGCGCGATGA
- a CDS encoding LysM peptidoglycan-binding domain-containing protein, with product MSASALRRVCLVLLAMLLVLGTSSAPTRADELFAHVVRPGDTLASIAQRYYGDPRRESVLVTENGLTTQGGSAIVVGMRLHIPWVRYHTVAAGETWQQLADRYYGDARRAFVIMESNRVTSEQPAEGAELLIPYPLRHITGQGDSVTRVARLYYADSVAGTRRLRRFNGIRGSRLTRGQVVLVPLPDLLLSEEGRRLVEESTGTAPSDGAQRERQADIEQQLPVLREHIRRGRFTEAVVLGAGLLGAASVTSAQALSIHRELGTAYVALDRTDLAVAAFLAALELQPDLELDGLRTSPTVMRALAAARERRAAAAAAAAGQPTAGAPDGGASAPSDAGSP from the coding sequence ATGAGCGCGAGCGCCCTACGTCGCGTGTGCCTGGTGCTGCTTGCCATGCTGCTCGTGCTCGGCACGTCCAGCGCACCGACGCGCGCCGACGAGCTCTTCGCTCATGTCGTGCGGCCAGGGGACACGCTCGCGTCCATCGCGCAGCGCTACTACGGGGACCCTCGGCGTGAGTCGGTGCTGGTCACCGAGAACGGTCTCACGACGCAAGGCGGCTCGGCCATCGTCGTGGGCATGCGCCTCCACATCCCGTGGGTCCGCTACCACACCGTCGCGGCCGGCGAGACGTGGCAGCAGCTGGCCGATCGCTACTACGGGGACGCGCGCCGCGCCTTCGTCATCATGGAGTCCAACCGCGTCACCAGCGAGCAGCCCGCCGAGGGTGCGGAGCTGCTCATCCCGTATCCGCTGCGGCACATCACGGGTCAGGGCGACAGCGTTACGCGCGTGGCTCGCTTGTACTACGCCGACAGCGTGGCCGGCACGCGCCGCCTGCGCCGGTTCAATGGCATTCGCGGCAGCCGCCTCACGCGCGGCCAGGTGGTGCTGGTCCCGCTCCCCGATCTCCTGCTCAGCGAAGAGGGCCGTCGGCTGGTCGAAGAGAGCACGGGCACCGCGCCCAGCGATGGCGCGCAGCGGGAGCGCCAGGCCGACATCGAGCAGCAGCTGCCCGTCTTGCGTGAGCACATCCGTCGCGGGCGCTTCACCGAAGCGGTCGTGCTCGGCGCGGGGCTGCTCGGCGCGGCCTCGGTCACCTCGGCGCAGGCGCTCAGCATCCACCGGGAGCTCGGCACGGCCTACGTGGCGCTCGACCGCACGGACCTCGCCGTCGCGGCGTTCCTGGCCGCGCTCGAGCTCCAGCCGGACCTCGAGCTGGACGGCCTGCGAACGTCCCCCACCGTCATGCGCGCGCTCGCGGCGGCGCGCGAGCGCAGGGCTGCGGCTGCTGCGGCCGCCGCCGGGCAGCCCACCGCAGGCGCGCCGGATGGTGGCGCGAGCGCGCCGTCCGACGCGGGCAGCCCCTGA
- a CDS encoding serine/threonine protein kinase: MSDRIGNYRVLSEVGAGGMAVVYKAIQEPLGRLVAIKALKSSIAMDSQFAMRFEREAHFMASLQHENILHVVDFVKDGTSMYIVMEYVQGIDLYDLLELSPVLPAEEAAIIALQVARALDYAHFRGIIHRDIKPANIMLSKQGEVKLMDFGIARDDKLSDLTETGTGLGTPSYMSPEQILGDKLDFRSDIFSVGIVLYQMVTGQKPFVEDESRTVMQKIRLDRFLAPRKLNPKVPRQLERIMARCMEKMPAARYPSTQALIDDLVEFLAPRVPINYSAKLVMYQRDIGFLTDEEADRVLEAAGPRNIRRRSADPTLLRDVSLLNVALLLGVIGGGVAIGSASASDDDGDPAPALSPALGAATPRAGAIRVVVDPWADVYVDGEQVATTPTAREIALSPGLHYLRFTNPYFAEVEREVRVRTGETEWVDVVMVPRHATPSVDGVGEAGVGATSAPPADPEAEALAETDEEGTP; this comes from the coding sequence ATGTCCGACCGAATAGGCAACTACCGGGTGCTCAGCGAGGTGGGCGCCGGCGGTATGGCGGTGGTCTACAAGGCCATCCAAGAGCCCCTGGGGCGGCTCGTCGCCATCAAGGCCCTCAAGTCGTCCATCGCCATGGACAGCCAGTTCGCCATGCGCTTCGAGCGCGAGGCGCACTTCATGGCGTCGCTCCAGCACGAGAACATCCTGCACGTCGTCGACTTCGTGAAGGACGGCACCTCCATGTACATCGTCATGGAGTACGTGCAGGGCATCGACCTCTACGACCTGCTCGAGCTCTCCCCCGTGCTGCCCGCCGAGGAGGCGGCCATCATCGCGCTGCAGGTCGCGCGCGCGCTCGACTACGCGCACTTCCGCGGCATCATCCACCGCGACATCAAGCCCGCCAACATCATGCTCAGCAAGCAGGGTGAGGTGAAGCTGATGGACTTCGGCATCGCCCGCGACGACAAGCTCAGCGACCTGACCGAGACCGGGACGGGCCTCGGCACGCCCAGCTACATGAGCCCCGAGCAGATCCTCGGCGACAAGCTCGACTTCCGCAGCGACATCTTCTCGGTGGGCATCGTCCTGTACCAGATGGTCACGGGGCAGAAGCCCTTCGTCGAGGACGAGTCGCGCACGGTCATGCAGAAGATCCGGCTCGACCGCTTCCTGGCGCCGCGCAAGCTCAACCCCAAGGTGCCGCGCCAGCTCGAGCGCATCATGGCGCGCTGCATGGAGAAGATGCCGGCCGCGCGCTACCCGAGCACGCAGGCCCTGATCGACGACCTGGTGGAGTTCCTCGCGCCGCGTGTGCCCATCAACTACAGCGCCAAGCTGGTGATGTACCAGCGGGACATCGGCTTCCTCACGGACGAGGAGGCCGACCGGGTGCTCGAGGCCGCCGGTCCGCGCAACATCCGTCGTCGCTCGGCCGACCCGACGCTGCTGCGTGACGTGTCGCTACTCAACGTGGCCCTCCTGCTGGGGGTGATCGGCGGGGGTGTCGCGATCGGCAGCGCCAGCGCCTCCGACGACGACGGCGACCCTGCCCCCGCCCTTTCGCCCGCCCTTGGAGCCGCGACGCCGCGGGCAGGGGCCATCCGCGTGGTGGTCGACCCCTGGGCAGACGTGTACGTGGACGGCGAGCAGGTGGCGACGACGCCCACCGCGCGCGAGATCGCGCTGTCGCCCGGGCTGCACTACCTGCGCTTCACCAACCCGTACTTCGCCGAGGTCGAGCGCGAGGTGCGCGTCCGCACGGGCGAGACGGAGTGGGTGGACGTCGTGATGGTGCCGCGGCACGCCACCCCGAGCGTGGACGGCGTGGGCGAGGCCGGGGTGGGCGCCACAAGCGCTCCCCCCGCCGACCCCGAGGCGGAGGCCCTCGCGGAGACCGACGAGGAGGGGACGCCATGA
- a CDS encoding Ig-like domain-containing protein — protein MAYSPLRSRRRACTRSHSWSRPLLVLAALLLGAPSAARANGAYSHVHISQLAVSELPPGPIRTLLEDPLYAPMYEAGSMFPDSGYAISSPYGEEAHWPPFVRAYQEYLMETYQGDFSSSEAKEQLAFFLGFASHGVADQTYDTMMLARSEEIDGPVGDVDREADYFIIIDQNVLLYTESWAPYEPLPSIFSDSVMYGSNPAVSTIDQATIENGMGRMGFVIFIQRRAAYNGYLQAWNTYPWLGTHIYNPDAHGSLPHLAKLVAASWQALYRRVQGVASMDTDLVVATVPEDGETNFPVDPAESRTLTQLGVVFGYGIKRDQLSPLIRLVDESGETVPTTFHTPYNTSIAFFAMLRPTGQLQYDHQYRVEVSAGVENLAGETSSVPYTYTFRTRCAPDALADCPPLPPPLVTGPIPTAPPPLTGTDAGVDAGTTEPEVDMGVSPSPSGGGGCSVVAARAGSTALLPLLLVALVGLARRRRVPRTPV, from the coding sequence ATGGCTTATTCTCCCCTTCGGAGTCGTCGTCGTGCGTGCACGCGATCGCACTCCTGGTCGCGACCCCTCCTGGTCCTCGCAGCGCTCCTGCTCGGCGCCCCCAGCGCGGCGCGAGCCAACGGCGCCTACAGTCACGTCCACATCTCGCAGCTGGCCGTGTCCGAGCTGCCGCCTGGCCCGATCCGAACGCTGTTGGAGGACCCGCTCTACGCGCCCATGTACGAAGCGGGCTCGATGTTCCCCGACAGCGGCTACGCCATCTCGAGCCCCTATGGCGAAGAGGCCCACTGGCCCCCGTTCGTGCGTGCGTACCAAGAGTATCTGATGGAGACCTATCAAGGGGACTTCAGCTCGTCGGAGGCCAAAGAGCAGCTCGCGTTCTTCCTGGGCTTCGCGTCCCACGGCGTGGCGGACCAGACCTACGACACGATGATGCTCGCGCGCTCGGAAGAGATCGACGGACCGGTCGGTGACGTGGATCGAGAGGCGGACTACTTCATCATCATCGACCAGAACGTGCTGCTCTACACGGAGTCCTGGGCGCCCTACGAGCCCCTCCCGAGCATCTTCTCCGACAGCGTGATGTACGGCTCGAACCCGGCCGTCAGCACCATCGATCAGGCCACCATCGAGAACGGCATGGGCCGCATGGGGTTCGTGATCTTCATCCAGCGGCGCGCCGCATACAACGGCTACCTACAAGCCTGGAACACCTACCCCTGGCTGGGTACGCACATCTACAACCCAGACGCGCACGGCTCCCTCCCCCACCTGGCCAAGCTCGTCGCTGCATCCTGGCAGGCGCTCTACCGGCGCGTCCAGGGCGTGGCCTCCATGGATACGGACCTGGTGGTCGCGACGGTGCCCGAGGATGGCGAGACGAACTTCCCCGTCGACCCGGCCGAGAGCCGCACGCTCACCCAGCTGGGCGTGGTGTTCGGCTATGGCATCAAGCGTGATCAGCTGAGCCCCCTCATCCGCCTCGTGGACGAGAGCGGCGAGACGGTGCCCACGACCTTCCACACGCCGTACAACACAAGCATCGCGTTCTTCGCCATGCTGCGCCCGACGGGGCAGCTGCAGTACGACCACCAATACCGGGTGGAGGTGAGCGCGGGCGTCGAGAACCTCGCAGGCGAGACCAGCAGCGTGCCCTACACGTACACGTTCCGCACCCGGTGCGCGCCGGACGCGCTGGCGGACTGCCCGCCGCTGCCGCCGCCGCTCGTCACGGGCCCCATCCCCACCGCGCCGCCGCCTCTGACTGGCACCGACGCGGGCGTCGATGCGGGGACGACCGAGCCCGAGGTCGACATGGGGGTCAGCCCGAGCCCGAGCGGTGGCGGAGGATGTTCCGTCGTGGCCGCCCGCGCGGGGTCCACGGCGTTGCTCCCGTTGCTCCTCGTCGCCCTGGTGGGCCTCGCGCGACGTCGTCGCGTCCCTCGAACCCCGGTCTAA
- a CDS encoding NTP transferase domain-containing protein yields MGGQPKGLLSVPGGDEPLVLHALRAGVHAGLSAAWLVGDLAAYDAPVHVAQAAWPRYLLGRLTDDPPGVGPLGGLRALLAAASEHRFEHVVVVACDMPYVDGPLFAQLATHASAAPVLAARRGPRAPWEPMLARYRPEQVLPALDATIASGARSFQALFQQVSPERFDGPGVAAALDDWDHPSDVRR; encoded by the coding sequence ATGGGCGGCCAGCCCAAGGGGTTGCTGTCTGTTCCGGGTGGGGACGAGCCGCTCGTGCTGCACGCCCTGCGGGCCGGAGTGCATGCGGGCCTGTCCGCCGCGTGGTTGGTGGGTGATCTCGCCGCGTACGATGCGCCGGTCCACGTGGCCCAAGCAGCGTGGCCTCGCTACCTCCTTGGAAGACTGACCGACGACCCCCCGGGCGTGGGTCCGCTCGGCGGCCTCCGCGCCCTGCTGGCCGCGGCGAGCGAGCACCGCTTCGAGCACGTCGTGGTGGTGGCCTGCGACATGCCGTACGTCGATGGCCCTCTCTTCGCCCAGCTGGCGACCCACGCGAGCGCCGCACCCGTGCTGGCGGCCCGACGTGGCCCTCGTGCCCCCTGGGAGCCCATGCTCGCCCGCTACCGCCCCGAGCAGGTGCTCCCCGCGCTCGACGCCACCATCGCCTCGGGCGCGCGCTCCTTCCAAGCGCTCTTCCAACAGGTCTCGCCCGAACGCTTCGACGGTCCGGGCGTCGCCGCCGCCCTCGACGACTGGGATCACCCGAGCGACGTCCGTCGCTGA
- a CDS encoding rhodanese-like domain-containing protein, giving the protein MSDTPLISPDEALELMEDEGYVYLDVRTEAEFDGGHPSGAYNIPVRLRGGTGMVPNDAFVDVVKASFPLDAKLIVGCQMGGRSAAAATLLREAGFADVRDQSAGWGGRKDAFGGTAELGWQAAGLPVGLRAEPGRDYATLRAKA; this is encoded by the coding sequence ATGAGTGATACCCCCCTGATCTCCCCGGACGAGGCGCTCGAGCTGATGGAGGACGAGGGTTACGTGTACCTGGACGTGCGCACCGAGGCCGAGTTCGACGGTGGCCATCCGAGTGGTGCCTACAACATCCCGGTGCGTTTGCGCGGTGGCACCGGCATGGTCCCCAACGACGCGTTCGTCGATGTGGTGAAGGCCAGCTTCCCGCTCGACGCCAAGCTCATCGTCGGCTGTCAGATGGGTGGCCGGAGCGCAGCCGCAGCGACGTTGCTGCGGGAGGCAGGCTTCGCGGACGTGCGCGACCAGAGCGCGGGTTGGGGCGGCAGGAAAGACGCGTTCGGCGGCACGGCGGAGCTCGGGTGGCAGGCGGCCGGACTGCCCGTGGGCCTGCGGGCCGAGCCCGGGCGCGACTACGCGACGCTGCGCGCCAAAGCGTAG
- a CDS encoding ABC transporter ATP-binding protein produces MTEPTQDTPTSLAPAGSSEDVVLSVDGLAKTFRIGFFRKKVEAVKDVRFEVRRGEIFGLLGPNGAGKTTTIKCVLRLIHPDRGQVRIFGRPPSDREAVRRMGYMPENPYVYQYLRPHEFLDLCGRLMGMSPRDRARRSDELLERVGLTHAKDRPIGKFSKGMMQRVGLAQALLHDPELLVLDEPMSGLDPIGRKEVRDLLLEQRRRGKTLIFTSHILSDVEMLCDRVTILQRGVVTAAGTMDALLHRGQRRVEVQLGGLSEEAQRALGRHGVLTPHGGSWVLSVDVDAVDALLRAALDAGARVESVLPHRETLENYFLRDPAPREPARTNG; encoded by the coding sequence ATGACCGAGCCCACCCAAGACACACCAACGAGCCTCGCGCCGGCCGGGTCCTCTGAAGACGTCGTGCTCAGCGTCGACGGGCTGGCCAAGACCTTCCGCATCGGGTTCTTTCGCAAGAAGGTCGAGGCTGTGAAGGACGTGCGCTTCGAGGTGAGGCGCGGTGAGATCTTCGGCCTGCTGGGCCCCAACGGGGCTGGCAAGACCACCACCATCAAGTGCGTGCTGCGCCTGATCCACCCGGACCGCGGGCAGGTCCGCATCTTCGGCCGACCCCCGAGCGACCGCGAGGCCGTGCGTCGTATGGGCTACATGCCGGAGAACCCGTACGTCTATCAGTATCTACGGCCCCACGAGTTCTTGGACCTGTGCGGGCGTCTGATGGGTATGTCCCCGCGCGACCGCGCGCGTCGCAGCGACGAGCTGCTGGAGCGCGTCGGGCTCACGCACGCCAAGGACCGCCCCATCGGCAAGTTCAGCAAGGGCATGATGCAGCGCGTCGGCCTCGCGCAGGCCCTGCTGCACGACCCCGAGCTGCTGGTGCTCGACGAGCCCATGAGCGGTCTCGACCCCATTGGCCGCAAGGAGGTGCGCGATCTGCTGCTCGAGCAACGTCGCCGCGGCAAGACGCTGATCTTCACCAGCCACATCCTCAGCGACGTGGAGATGCTGTGCGACCGCGTCACGATTCTGCAGCGCGGCGTGGTCACCGCCGCGGGCACCATGGACGCGCTTCTGCATCGCGGGCAGCGCCGGGTGGAGGTGCAGCTGGGCGGCCTCAGCGAGGAAGCGCAGCGTGCGCTCGGCCGACATGGCGTGCTCACCCCGCACGGGGGCTCGTGGGTGCTGAGCGTGGACGTGGACGCGGTCGACGCGCTGCTGCGCGCCGCTCTGGACGCCGGCGCCCGCGTCGAGTCCGTGCTGCCCCACCGCGAGACGCTCGAGAACTACTTCCTGCGTGACCCCGCGCCGCGAGAGCCCGCGCGGACGAACGGATGA